One Plectropomus leopardus isolate mb chromosome 1, YSFRI_Pleo_2.0, whole genome shotgun sequence DNA segment encodes these proteins:
- the LOC121937896 gene encoding AKT-interacting protein isoform X2, whose protein sequence is MNLNPFWSMSANTSRKRADSEEKGGHGEQRASPARLPFGKKQLPPIPKNATPITKPASTGTPVQSANGTHASYGPFYLEYSLLAEFTLVIKQKLPGIYVQPSYKSALMWFGVIFIRHGLYQDGVFKFTVYIPDNYPDGECPKLVFDIPVFHPLVDPVSGELDVRRAFTKWRRNHNHIWQVLMYARTIFYKINTTEPLNPEAAVLYEKDVQLFKSKVVDSVKLCNSHLFDQPKIEDPYAISFSPWNPAVHEEAKERMFTSKRRPEDHHKGTQVSGLSWVKPGSTQPFSKDDSPPQS, encoded by the exons ATGAACCTAAACCCCTTCTGGAGCATGTCTGCCAATACAAGTCGTAAG AGAGCTGACAGTGAGGAAAAGGGTGGGCACGGGGAACAGAGAGCCAGCCCAGCCCGGCTGCCCTTTGGCAAAAAGCAGCTTCCACCCATTCCTAAGAATGCAACCCCCATTACCAAGCCTGCATCAACTGGCACCCCAGTCCAGTCAGCAAATGGCACACATGCCTCCTATGGCCCCTTTTATTTGGAGTACTCCCTGCTGGCTGAGTT CACACTGGTGATTAAGCAGAAACTCCCTGGAATTTATGTCCAGCCATCCTACAAATCAGCACTAA TGTGGTTTGGGGTCATATTCATCAGACATGGCCTGTACCAGGATGGAGTCTTCAAATTCACTGTGTATATTCCTGATAACTATCCAGATGGAGAGTGTCCT aaactagTATTTGACATCCCAGTCTTCCATCCCCTTGTTGACCCTGTGTCTGGAGAGCTTGATGTCAGAAGAGCTTTCACTAAATGGAG ACGGAATCACAACCATATCTGGCAAGTCTTGATGTACGCACGTACAATTTTCTACAAGATCAATACCACGGAACCACTGAACCCAGAGGCGGCTGTGCT ATATGAAAAGGACGTTCAGTTATTCAAAAGTAAGGTGGTGGATAGTGTGAAACTATGCAACAGTCATCTTTTTGACCAACCCAAGATAGAGGATCCCTACGCAATAAG TTTTTCCCCCTGGAACCCAGCTGTTCATGAGGAAGCAAAGGAGCGAATGTTCACAAGCAAA AGACGGCCTGAGGATCACCACAAGGGAACGCAAGTGTCAGGGCTGTCTTGGGTGAAGCCTGGGTCGACACAGCCCTTCAGCAAAGACGACAGTCCTCCACAGAGCTGA
- the LOC121937896 gene encoding AKT-interacting protein isoform X1, with amino-acid sequence MNLNPFWSMSANTSRKQRADSEEKGGHGEQRASPARLPFGKKQLPPIPKNATPITKPASTGTPVQSANGTHASYGPFYLEYSLLAEFTLVIKQKLPGIYVQPSYKSALMWFGVIFIRHGLYQDGVFKFTVYIPDNYPDGECPKLVFDIPVFHPLVDPVSGELDVRRAFTKWRRNHNHIWQVLMYARTIFYKINTTEPLNPEAAVLYEKDVQLFKSKVVDSVKLCNSHLFDQPKIEDPYAISFSPWNPAVHEEAKERMFTSKRRPEDHHKGTQVSGLSWVKPGSTQPFSKDDSPPQS; translated from the exons ATGAACCTAAACCCCTTCTGGAGCATGTCTGCCAATACAAGTCGTAAG CAGAGAGCTGACAGTGAGGAAAAGGGTGGGCACGGGGAACAGAGAGCCAGCCCAGCCCGGCTGCCCTTTGGCAAAAAGCAGCTTCCACCCATTCCTAAGAATGCAACCCCCATTACCAAGCCTGCATCAACTGGCACCCCAGTCCAGTCAGCAAATGGCACACATGCCTCCTATGGCCCCTTTTATTTGGAGTACTCCCTGCTGGCTGAGTT CACACTGGTGATTAAGCAGAAACTCCCTGGAATTTATGTCCAGCCATCCTACAAATCAGCACTAA TGTGGTTTGGGGTCATATTCATCAGACATGGCCTGTACCAGGATGGAGTCTTCAAATTCACTGTGTATATTCCTGATAACTATCCAGATGGAGAGTGTCCT aaactagTATTTGACATCCCAGTCTTCCATCCCCTTGTTGACCCTGTGTCTGGAGAGCTTGATGTCAGAAGAGCTTTCACTAAATGGAG ACGGAATCACAACCATATCTGGCAAGTCTTGATGTACGCACGTACAATTTTCTACAAGATCAATACCACGGAACCACTGAACCCAGAGGCGGCTGTGCT ATATGAAAAGGACGTTCAGTTATTCAAAAGTAAGGTGGTGGATAGTGTGAAACTATGCAACAGTCATCTTTTTGACCAACCCAAGATAGAGGATCCCTACGCAATAAG TTTTTCCCCCTGGAACCCAGCTGTTCATGAGGAAGCAAAGGAGCGAATGTTCACAAGCAAA AGACGGCCTGAGGATCACCACAAGGGAACGCAAGTGTCAGGGCTGTCTTGGGTGAAGCCTGGGTCGACACAGCCCTTCAGCAAAGACGACAGTCCTCCACAGAGCTGA